AAGCACGGTGCTGCCTCCACAGGCTCCGCTCACTGTCGGAattgcacgcgtgcacacacgcgTGCACCTGTGGAGGGAGCCTGCATTCTCAGCAGGGAGAGTGAGAACCCAGCCCGCTGGCCATTTACTGCCTCTTCTGGCTTTTCAGCAAGGAAGCCACGTGACCGTGTTGTGGGGCCAGAAGCTACAGGAGCACAAGAAAGGCCCCGGCCCAGGCTGGCCAcacaccgccccccgccccccctcgcTGAGCCTCGGCCTCACCTGGTAGCCTCCGAGAGCTTGCGGTGGATCTCCTCATACATGTCCACGTTGAAGGTTCTCTGCACGAAGGACAGGGCCATCTTCAGTGCCTCCACCCGCAACGGGGGGCAGTGGTCAGCAATGAACTGCAGGCGCTCGATGCGCATCAGGCCACTGTAGCTGGCCGCGTACTGCTCCAGATCCTGCAGGCAGGGGTGGACTGTGCAAGCTGGGGCCCTCGACCCCAGGTCCCAGCCAGTGAGTCAGGAGCAGGGGCAAGTGGGCACCAAATAAACCCGTCCAGGGGCTGAGGAAAGGCTGCTTGGGATGGGCCAGTGCAGGGGCCTCTGGAGTAAAGCTCTGCCCAGAGGGTGAATGGCTGCAGCCACATGCACACCCAGTCTCCAGGCTGAGCGTGAGGAGACTGCTTCCCAGGCAGGGCCCCAAGAAAGACCTGTCCTCGCAGTGAGACCTGACCTGCAGGGTGGCCTGGCACACAGGGCTCCTCTGTGTGGAAGAGAAGCAGGTGCAGGGTCTGAAACTGGTTAGCAACCCGTTATAAGTGGGTTTCTGAGTCAGAAAATGATGTGGTCAGAGTGGGGAACCTAGCCTGGACCTCCCAGCTGGACTGACACCCCAACCAGCCCCCTGAGCCCCTAGGAGTGCCTGCCAGGCTTCCTACCAGGGTGGGGTTCTCCACCACATAGTTGACATCAGGCGCGTTCTGCGGGTCCTCCTGGGGGTCCACGTCGATCTGCATGGGCTCCACGGCCCCCTGCAACACGGGCCCACACCTTGGCACCTCGAGCGGGGCGTGCCCAGGGAGGGCGACAGACCCTCACTGTGCCCCAGCTCAGCTCTGCCCGCCGCCTCCCGGGCGGGAGGGCAGGCGGGCAGGATCCTGTCCCCCGAGCCCCACCCCACTGCCCGCCACGTCCAGTGCCGCCACATCAGGGAGAGGGCTCCGGACGAGACTACTGGCTCAAGAGCAGAGCCCTCGGCGGACCGTGACGGCCCACCTCTGGGCGGGAACCAAACGCCAGAGGACCACTACCCAGGGACCCCCGAGTGTCCCTACGCACACCCAGCCACCGTCCTGACGCAGCCTCCTCCGAGCCACAGGGAAGACACGGGCGGCCTCGACCCGGGCGCGGCCGAGCAGCCGGAGCCGCAGCGCCGGGCGAGTCCCGCCGCTGGACCGGGCCGCGGCCGCGGCCGGGAGGCGGGAGGGGGGCGCCCGGGCGCCCTGCACGGCCCAGCGGGCGGGCTGGTCCCGGCCTCTGTCCTGGAAGGTACCTCATAAAGCAGCGTACAGGCCGACAGGCTGGCGCTCAGGCTGAAGTCCCCGGCCGTGCCCGGCAGGAAGAGCTCTGACCTACCGCTGGGAGGGGCGCAGTGCACATCTGCCACTGACGACGCGGCCGCGCGGGGGGCCGGGCCACCCCGCATTCTGTCCTGACTCTCTGCACCCCCCGACCCTGACACAGAGCTGGCTGGCTGCTGAAGGAGAGAGAGCGTTAGCGCGCCGGGCCTGCCGGGCTGCCGGGGCCGACGGGCGGGACGCTGCGGCCGGAGCCCGGGCGCGGGGAGgacgccgcgcgggggggcgcgCACGGCCGGCCCCGCTCCGGCCCGGCGGCGGGGGCGCGGAGGGACCGCCGGCCGCGGCTCGTTACCTGCAAGTTAAACACCTGAACCGGCAGCGGCATCTTCGCCCACCCCGCCGCGGCGCGCCGTCCACTTCCGGGGCAGTGCGCCCACTGCTTCCGGGCCGCGGCGTAGGCGGGGCGGCTCTTAAAGGGCCCGCGGCGCGCCTGGCCGGGCGGTGCCCGCGGGTCCCGCGGCCGCATGAGCCGCGCGCGGGGGGCGCTGTGCCGGGCTTGCCTCGCCCTGGCTGCGGCCCTGGccgcgctgctgctgctgccgctgcctCTCCCCCGCGCGCCCGAGCCggccccgacccccggccccggCCTGCGCGCgccccctgcccgccccgccACCGCCTCCCGCCTGCGGCCCGACGACGTCTTCATCGCGGTCAAGACCACCCGGAAGAACCATGGGCCGCGCCTGGGGCTGCTGTTACGCACCTGGATCTCCCAGGCCCGACGACAGGTAGGCCCCGCCCCGGGACCCCGCCTACCCCAGGACCCCGCCGACCCCGGCACCCTCCCACGTCCCGGGATCACCGTTCCCCGGATTCCTAAGCTTGGGTCCCCGGACCTCCCGTATCCCCGCTTCCGGCACCGCCGCCCCACCCCGAACTCTGACCCCAGGACCTCCACCGCCGGGATCTTCCACCCGGGATCCCTACTCCGGCATCCTTGCCTTAGGACTCCTCTCCCTCATCCCCAAACTGGCATCCCCGCCCTGGACCCCACCGAGGTTTCCCACCCAGGAATCCCTACCCACGGCTGTGTCCCCAGAGTGGCAGTCAGGCTCCAGGCCTGAGTGTGAGGGACCCAGGACCCCCAGCACCCACCCTCTCCTGCCCCTTCTCCGGCTCCAGGCTTGGGTGGGTTCTCCCAGCTGACACTGGGCTGAGACCCCAGGAACTCCTCGAGCTAGAGCAAGCCTGACCCCTGCAGCGCTGGGGATCCTGAAGGTATTAGCAGGCTGTCACTGAGACAGCGTCCTCCCTTCTCCTGGAACCCACCCCGTCCAAACCCAGGCTCACATCTCCAGCTTCACCCTTGCTTACCGGGCCAAGGCCCTGCCAGGCCCAGAGTCCCTGCGGGGTGCTTTTTGACACCTCACAGGCCGTCTCTCTATAGACATTCATCTTTACGGACGGGGACGACCCTGAGCTACAGCTTCAAGGAGGTGAGTGCCCTCCACAGCCCAGCCCTGCTAGAATGTCTGAGGGCTTCCTTCTCAGCTATCGCTCCGTCCAGTGCCACACGGCCCCCTGCTGTGTACAacggcccgggggtgggggggcgaggtTAAGgcacctgcccagggtcacacagctggtagagGACAGAGCCCAGCACCCAAGGTCCCACCCTACCAGCCATGCTCTGCCTCCTTTGGCCACTGGCTGACTTCCCAGGGCCAGAGCCATGTTCTCTGAAGAAGGGCCAGCAGGGAACCATCCCTTCCAGGCCTGCCCTGATCAGGATGGTCCCTCCTCAGTTCTGTTTCCTGGTGGATTTTCTCTCATGGGATTCCAAGTGGTTGTCAACTGCCCAGACCTCGGAGGGCAGCAGCAGAGTCAGCTGAGTGAGGCCAAGACAGGGCTGTGATTGGGTCTGACTTTAGGGATTTGAGTAGGACAGGCCTTGTGCTGACCAGCCAGCCACATTTTGCCCAACTTCAGTGGGGTAGACAGGCAGCAGGCCTCACCCCGGCTCTCATGCTTCTGTTTCTCCAACGGGTAGGCAGCCACGTCGTCAACACCAACTGCTCGGCCATGCACACCcgccaggctctgtgctgcaAGATGTCAGTGGAATACGACAAGTTCATCGAGTCCGGACGCAAGTATGTGGTGGCCACACCCGTGCCTCCTGGAGAGTCCAGGGCTGAGCAAGGCCCGGCCCCCAACCTGGGCCAGGGGCTCCCCCAGACCCACCCCCCAGGCCCACCTTGCTCCAGAGACTTCCGCGTGTTCCCAGGTGGTTCTGCCACGTGGACGATGACAACTACGTGAACCCCAGAGGCCTGCTCCAGCTGCTGGCCGCCTTCTCGCCCAGCCGGGACATCTACCTGGGCCGGCCCAGCCTAGACCACCCCATCGAGGCTGCCGAGAGGGTCCAGGGAGGTGGAACCGTgagtgctggggctggggaggggcagcagagAGCATGGAGACCCCAGCAAGGAAGGGCTGGGGCAGGCCCCCGATCCACCTGGATGGGGCGTGTCAGGAGCTGGGGCAAGTGAGGAGGGGCCGCGAGAGGGGCTGGGGCCGCAGGCAACTGGGTTGTGAAGCTCTGGTCCTCCTGTACCCTGGGAAGCTTCTGCTGCCTGTTCAGGGAGCCGTTAAGGGGCAACTTAAGGACGACCCTCAGGGTGTCCAGATGAAGAGTTGGGGTGAGGAGCCCTGACTGGTGGCTCCCTCCTCTTCAGGTGACCACAGTCAAGTTCTGGTTTGCTACCGGCGGGGCCGGGTTCTGCCTGAGTAGAGGCCTTGCCCTCAAGATGAGCCCGTGGGCCAGGTGAGTGGGGGCCGGGCAGATGCTGGCTGCCTCGGGTGGGGGTGCCCAGGGCTGGGAAGGAGCTGACTGTCCCCGCTCCATTCCCCAGCCTGGGCAGCTTCATGAGCACAGCTGAGCGGGTGCGGCTGCCGGACGACTGCACAGTGGGCTACATCGTGGAGGGGCTGCTGGGTGCTCGCCTGCTGCACAGCTCGCTGTTCCACTCCCACCTGGAGAACCTACAGAGGCTGCCGCCCGACACCCTGCTCCAGCAGGTAGGCCCGCTGGGCCCCTGCCACCTCCACCGGTGTCCCTGCCTCGGGGCCCTGCCTCCATGGGCTCCTGGCTGAGCGAGGGCTCAGGGAGGGGTtctctgggggaggggatgggtccCAGTGCTGTGGCAGAGTTGCGTGGATCCTGGACCCGGGCTGCTGGGACCCGTGGTCCCAGCTGAGGGGCCAGGGGCTCATTTGTAAAGAGCAGCTGCTGCACTTTCCCAGGCGGCTGGGCGCAGGGTAGCTGGGTCATGGGCAGTggtctgggggtgatgggagtcACAGACCTGGCCCAGGGAGGTCTGGGGGTTCGGGACCTCTCTCCCCTACACGTGCACCAGCCGCCTCCCTGAGGTGTCTTCCGTGCAGGCCACACCTCTCAGCCCCCATCACCTTTCAGTGCTGTTCCTGGGCCTACCCTAAGGACACTAAGTTGGGGGCACCAGGGAATCAGGAGGCCGAGCAGCGTTTCCTGTGGAGGACAAGGTAGGAGGCCCCAGCCTGGAGACtgactctccctcctcctctctcccaggtCACCCTGAGCTACGGGGGTCCTGAGAACCCACATAACGTGGTGAATGTGGCCGGAGGCTTCAGCCTGCAGCAGGACCCCACACGGTGAGCGGGCTGTGGGGAGAAGTGCTGGGGTCAGCCCGCCCCTCCTGCAGCCTAACCCCCACTTCCCTCCCAGGTTTAAGTCCGTCCACTGCCTTCTCTACCCGGACACGGACTGGTGTCCTGTGCAGGAGCAGGATGACCTCGCCCCTCGGTGACTCTCGACCCAAATGTGCCTGTAGCTCTGCCCCAGGTGCAAGTAAGCGACGCCAGCCCAAGGGAACGAGAACAGTGCTGCCCCCTCCTGGGCTCAGTTGGCTACGTCAGGCGGCCACAGCCATGGCCTCATCCAGGGAGATACAGGCGCCCAGCAGACACTCCGACTGGCCTGCAGGCCTCCCCACAGTCCCGGGCAGGCCCGGGTGACCTGGTGTGTGGGAGAGGGGACAGCACGGTGTGCCTGCCCAGgggcccagccccagctctcacAGGAAGGGGCTCACCCTAGGGtctgggggcctgggagggggctggCATACGGCTCCCAGGGCTCCGTCTTGTTCCCCTCACCTGTTGGAGAGGGGACTCCAGGTCAGGATCATGCGTGAGTTGCTGCAGTCTAGTAGAGGTGACTGCAGATGCTTTACTTGCCGTTCCCTCGGGAAGCCACCCTCCCTACACCAGGCTCAGACCCCAGCCAGGGCCTCTCTGTCTCCAAGGGGAGCCACATTCAGTGACGCAGGCCTTCTGGCCAGCTGTGCTCTTGGGTGCAGCTTACTCCTAGCCAGGGCGTTTCCATTCAAAGGCCACCTTCTTGGGGTCCCTCGGCCAAGGGGTCCATTCTGAGGGACCTCGAAGACACTTTTCTCCACTCTGACTCATTGCTCAGtactttttcctcccttcttcctcccctggGTCCCAAGTCCATGAAACAGCAAGAGCCTTTTGTCTGGGGCTCCATCCGCAGTGAGACATCCCCATCCCACCAGCTGACCCACCTTGGCCTTGACAGTGCCTTTCCGTGGGAGGAGGAAACAGAACAAGGGGAGCCAGCACCTGCCTTCTGGTCTCTCACTCTGCTGTTGTGACAAGTGAATAAAGGCTTGACTGTTACTCTTTGTTAGTCTGTTGTCTTAATTAACCAGTGACATGTGGCAGCTGAGCTCTGGACAGGGCCAGGGCCACACAACATCCAGCTCCTCCCTGTGAAAGCTCCGCCCCGAGAACAGCCACATCCCAGGCAGATCTGCGTTCCTTATAGCCCTGCCAGCCTAGCCGAGCCTTAAACTGCCCACTGGGCTCTTCAGTGTCAGCTGAAGAGTATAGGGCGGGTGGCAGGGGGCCGCAGGGTTCCTTCAGGGAATGATGAAAACAGGACAGACCTCGCCCCAGGAGGCAGACTGCCTGAGTGTCCTGCTTGCTTTTTCAGCACAGTGTGGAactaggatgtgtgtgtgtatgcttacACGCACAGATGTGTACACgagtgtgtgtgcatgggtgCGCGTGTGCATGCATGTACGTGTGAATTGCTGTGTAAACGTGTGCGTGGCTGTGTACGTGtgggcagatgtgtgtgtgtgtagggcagGCCGGCAGCACCCAGTAAGCAGGTTGGAATCAGCATGGGCTGGTGGTCGGGCCAAGGTGCCTTGGAGGGGGCTGTATGGCAAGGAACCAGGAACTGTCCGTGCTGAGCAGCCACCTCCCCTCACACTCCCAGGTGTGGAATGTGTAACAGCCCTGAAGACCTAGACACGCACTGAGCCCCCCAGACCCCAGCCCATGGAGACATCCACAGAGCAGACTCAGGACAGCATCGGTTGGACCAAAATGCTTCTCCCCCCAGCTGGAGCCCCCTCAGGCCTGGATCTCCAGCCTGGACCACCTCAGAGGCACAGGCGCTCCCTCACCAGGTCCAGATAAACAgtctcccccagcctcccagcaACCTCCAAAGGGATGGGAGACTGGCACCCAGAGGCCGTGTGGGCTACCAGAATGGTAttgttgagagagaaaaaagcctggaaggaaacacaccaaaatgtgtatgtgtgattGTCcctgaaaaatgcaaaaattggtaaaaatgtttttttctctttctcctttttggtaTTCTACAAATATCAAAATGTCATATGATAGACGTATAGTATGTACaatcagaaaagttaaaattttgttaaagttCAAAATTAAATTGTGTATACTTGGTCCTCCAGCTAACATTTTTGTGGACAACTATTTACTAAGCATCAGTCCATGCCGTAtcactgcatgccaggcactgagtgAGCACAGATGAACGGTGACCTGCAAAATGAACTagctgcccagggctggggaaAGTTGTGTATAGGGCATAACTGCTGATGGGGATGGGCTTTCTTTGGGGTGAGGAAAACAGTCAATTTGGACttattattgggacttccctggtggtacagtggttaagaatctgcctgccaatgcaggggacacgggatcgatccctggtccgggaagatgccacatgctgaggagcaacaaagcctgtatgccacaactactgagcctgtgcgctacagcccatgagccacaacaactgaagcctgtgagtctaaagcccatgctccacaacaagagaagccactgaaatgagaagccagagtgcctcaatgaagagcagccacgcggccaaaacaaacaaacaaacaaacctaattTGCAGATTCTGTGTTTCCAGATTCACCCACACGATAAAAATTACTTGTAACCCCCAAAATCAGTACTTTACCGGTCATTCTCAGATGTGCAAACAATGATGAAAAATGTGGGTCATCAGATATGCCCATCCCCAGGTGAGGCTCACCCCAGAGATACTGAGAGGATGGAGACAGTAGGGGGCAGTGCAGAGTAAAGCAAGAAACAATGTGAATTAACTTCATCCTGgaattagattatggtgatggttacacaattctgtgaatgtaataataataataataaacactaGAGAATTATACACTTCAAAGCTGTACACTTTTTGATATGTGAGTGAtgtctcaataaagatgttatttaaaaagtgagccaagatgaaattaaaaatggaaatagcccaatatttattacataatttGAATTTAACAAACGCATTCCCATAAAGAAATCCCCAGaatcagatggtttcactggtgaattctatcaaacatttagggaagtaATAACATCAATCCTACACACAGTCTTCCAGAAAATAGATGAGGacatttcccaactcattttatgaggccagcattactctgctACTAAAAGCAGACAAATGTTGCCAAGAAAAACCCAGCCTTTGCTCACtgatgctgaatagaaatacagagacagagcttcggaggagtagaaaggaatagctttataattttgccaggcaaagggggaacacggTAGGCGAGCGCCTCGACAACTGTGCCCCCCCTCCCTGGGggatagggagaggtcttatagtcagggctcgtggtcaggggtactCGATAAGGACCAAGGCAGGAACAGTCCTGccttcttctgatgggtgggtggggaggcaagtaggagtcagcatcatccaccttcaggtccagctggtcGGGGGTCTGCATGCCTGCGGGCAGCGCACCATCGTTCATCATTAACTTCTTGCATCTGGAGGGGGTTTGAAcctctgcaaaacagctcaaagatatcgTTGTGTGTATtgctgctggggaaacaggacctgccccaggactgctcttgcctgtttctcccaggtctctcccatcccctcccttctctgattaaCAAcggcttgaatctgcccactggaactcagggagggtgatggaggctgaatgaaggctgttttcctataatcaaagaaatgggagacacagaaaggcgttgtgcccaggagccccacagcgCCCTGCTTGGTATCTCAAACACATTACCAAAAAAACCTGACCCTGAATCTAAACTTTACATGGAGATGCTAAACACATGGAATACAAAAAGcaaccttgaaaaagaacagagttgaAAGACTTAGCCTGATTTCAAGACCTACTGTGAAGggttgatgaaaaattaatctgtcaatctaagaaagaaatgaaaatttttatttgagccaaatgtGAGGATTATAATCCAGGAAGAATATCTCAGAAAACCCTGAGAACTGTTCTGCCtgttagaagtcaaggcacagttatatGTTTTTTGAGAGACAGAGAGCTGTACATCAAATGATATATTGTTGATAGTTTACATGATCCAGATCTAAGCGGCATCCTGGTGGGTCACATGACCCCATACAAGCTCAGGAAGAAATGCTATCTCCTAAGGAGTTATCTTGTAGatgctgggagaatgttgctctttacaGTTGAGCAAGTACTCCTGCTGATTGGGGGAGGTTTGACTGATGTATAATACAGATATATGATGCACAGTGCGGGGAGAagggaggccaaagggcagagaagatcTTTTGTTTAAATATCTCTGCCCTTGCCATAAAAATATAACTTTCGTTTCACAAAGCTACAGTATGGAGACTGTGGCACTGACCCTGGGACCAACGGACGGATCCATGGGACACACAGAAGAGCCCAAAGATACACGCTTATACTATCATAGAGTTCCCAGTAGAGTCATCAGAGCAATTCAAGGGggaagtcttttcaacaaatggtgccagaATTACTTtactaattaatattttattctctaaaaaaaaagaagccaaccTGGAGAACGTATTAGTCacgttaccaagtccaagctcgttctgctcgccacacaacaggccaatgaatcggaggtgaggtgttgaggcaaagaatacgactttattcagaaagccagcaaactgagaagacgGCAGgctaatgtctcctaaaaaaccatcttattggggtctggatgacAGTTTGTcttatagaaccagagagggagggtctgtggggaagtaaagttaaagggccatcagtcttataAAAGATCACTGGTAATAACCggcctcagtgaggggatgtgttaatttcagccattcacacaggtgggctgggcagattgtctgcctgtgagctgaacagaggcactttagttcaacattcaggcagaggggcagtgttcccagaGGCAgaccatcatgtatgattacaataacaaaagcaacaaaaagcaaaggttaaagtcaaagaaacagacctaacatggagtccaatttagctctacaTGGTAACAGTCAGGATGGGCTAGGCTATGCTGCACAAACTACTAAGCCCTAGAAATATATTTGTCCACATCACACTGTGACCTGCATGAGTGACTCTCTTCTAAGTGATGAGTCAGGAACTCAGGCTGCTTCTATCTTTGGAGGCCAGCATCTTGTAGTATAAGTTACCCTTGGATCATCCAAGGTGAAATGGAGGAGAGAGTGGGATGAAGGCCTACCAGATACCCACCACCTGAGCCCAGAAGGTGATGAGAGGCATTTTGAAATCTGTAGTCTAAACCTTGCTGAGCAGGTTTAGTTAATCATTAATGAATGTATAGAGTGTGTAGAAACAATTCTTACAGAGGGAATTGTAATCAGTCAACACTGGGAACTGGGAAAATGACCAAAATGGTCTgatgatttttttgtgtgcttgttcTGCTTAAATGTTTTGTACCCAATTTGCTTTGATTGAAAGAAACTATTACTCTTTGTAATTAACTTGCCACAATCTGTAGCCACTGTAGCCAATCTGAAGAGTATGGAAATTGTTCAGTCCAATCACTAGATGCCAATTGTATAGTCTAGTAtgatctataaaaaggaaagtcAAGTTTGTAACAGGGCCCAGAATTTcagagcgttagctcgtctgggtccgttGACGTAATAAACCTGAGTTTTCCAACTCTCTGAGTGCACTGCTTGGTTTCTCGCGGAACCAGTTTTCCTGCAACAAAGAGATATTAATTTGCTGCATTTCACTGGCTTGAAGAAGTCACATGGCCATCATAATAGCCAGGGAACCTTGAACAGGTAAAGAGGGCTGTGAGTTTGCTGAGCGCTGTGGCATCACGTTACTGAATGCAAGTTtgtgtgcccaatgcacagtgagcCCAAACGTACTGAATTgacagagtttggagcagagaaatgtttattgcagggccaagcaaggagaatgggtggctcatgctCAAAAATCCTGAACTCCccaatggttttctttttctttttcttttcttttttttttttaagaacttttattgagatacagttagacagcaaacagcatatatttagagtgtacaatttggtatcccaatttcccaattcattcccccgcaacgctccccactttccccacttggtgtccatatgtttgttctctacatctgtgtctctatttctgccttgcatttcctctttcatagttagcatttgccttatgtattgaggtgctcctatattgggtgcatatatatttataattgttatctcctcttcttggatagatcccttgatctttatgaaatgtcctttcttgtctcttgtaacattttttattttaaagtctattttatctgatatgagtagtgcttctccagctttcttttgatttccatttgcatagaatatctttttccatcccctcactttcagtctgtatgtgtgcctaggtctgaagtgggtctcttgtagacagcatatatatgggtcttgtttttgtatccattcagccagtcggtgtcctttggttggtgcatttagttcatttacattcaaggtaattatcgatatgtatgttcctattaccattttcttaattgttttgttgtttttgtagatccttctcttatgtttcctgcttagagacattcctttagcatttgttgtagggctggtttggtggtgctgaattctcttagctgctgcttgtctgtaaagcttttgatttctctgttgaatctgaatgagatccttgctgggtagagtattcttggttgtagattcttcccttccatcacttgaaatatatcatgccactcccttctggcttgcagagtttctgctgagaaatcagctgttacccttatgggagttcccttgtatgttatttgtcgtttttcccttgttgcttttaataacttttctctgtctttaatttttgtcaatttgactactatatgtcttggtgtgtttctccttgggtttatcctgcctgagactctctctctgtgctttctggacttgggtagctatttcctttcccatgttagggaagttttcaattataatctcttccaatacttcctctggtcctttctctcttctccttctgggacccctataatgcgaatgttggtgtgtgtaacattgtcccagaggtctcttaggctgtcttcagttcttttcattcttttttccttattcttttccacatcagtgattatcgccattctgtcttccaggtcacttattcacccttctgcctcagttaatctgctattggttccttctagtgtatttttcatttcagttattgtgttgcatgtctgtgtttgtttgctctttaattcttctaggtctttcgtaaacttttcgatctttgcatctagtcttttttcaaagtcctggatcatctttacctgatgatctgaattctttttctgaaagggtgcctatctcctcttcatttagttgtttttctggggctttattctgtcccttcatctggtacaaagtcctctgctttttcattttctctctctttctgtggctgtggttttcaattccacaagacaaaatactgctgatactgctttctgccctcttgtggaggaagctatcttggAGGCTTgagcatgcttcctgatgggaggaactgatggtgggtagggctgggtgggtggagctcagtaagactttaatctgatttggtgggcagagctcagtaaaactttaatatgcttgtctgctaatgggtggggctgtgtttggcctgaggcgacctagcagtggagcccacaggctctttagtggggttaatggtggactttgggagggctcatgccaatgagcacttcccagaacccctgctgccagtgcccccatcttctcagtgagccacagctgccccccacctctgcaggcaactctccaacaccagcaggtaggtctggttcagtctcctatggggtcactgctccttctcactgagtcctggtgagcacacttttttgtgtgccctccaacagtggagtctctgttttccccagtcctgtggaggtcctgcaatcaaatcccactggcttttaaagtctgattctctggggatgcATCCTcacgttgctggactcccaggttgagaagcctgacgtggggctcagaaccctcactttaatgggaagcctgacgtggggctcagaaccctcactttactgGGTAGACTTCTgcggtgtaactgttctccagtttgtgagtcacccacccagcatatacgggatttgattttaacgcaattgcacccctcctac
The DNA window shown above is from Hippopotamus amphibius kiboko isolate mHipAmp2 chromosome 17, mHipAmp2.hap2, whole genome shotgun sequence and carries:
- the RFNG gene encoding beta-1,3-N-acetylglucosaminyltransferase radical fringe, producing the protein MSRARGALCRACLALAAALAALLLLPLPLPRAPEPAPTPGPGLRAPPARPATASRLRPDDVFIAVKTTRKNHGPRLGLLLRTWISQARRQTFIFTDGDDPELQLQGGSHVVNTNCSAMHTRQALCCKMSVEYDKFIESGRKWFCHVDDDNYVNPRGLLQLLAAFSPSRDIYLGRPSLDHPIEAAERVQGGGTVTTVKFWFATGGAGFCLSRGLALKMSPWASLGSFMSTAERVRLPDDCTVGYIVEGLLGARLLHSSLFHSHLENLQRLPPDTLLQQVTLSYGGPENPHNVVNVAGGFSLQQDPTRFKSVHCLLYPDTDWCPVQEQDDLAPR